The nucleotide sequence GCTCCGTGGCCTTGATGGTTCCAAGCACTATTCCGTCGGGATGAAATTCTTCCACCCCGGCCCTTACCCTGCACACAGGAATACCGCAGAAGGATGTCATTTCGGACAAATCATCCAAAAAGGCGGCAGGCTGTAATCCCCGCTCGCTACAAAAAGCAAAAAGCAACGCCCCCACATCGCCGACCCCGTAAATACAAAAGACGTCATCCTGCTCCAGCATACGCAGTGCCACAGAAAAAGCGGATTCCACCGCTTTTCGTGCCAGTGCCCCCAGATGATCAGCGCGGCTCATTGCCAACCCGAACGTTTCTTATCATCGCTCATATAATAATCCAACCATGTATGCAGAATCACCTGATGTCCAGCCTCCACCTGACCATAGGTGGACGCAGGTAGATAAACATTCAGATCGCCTAATTGGCGCAACTGATTATCGGAACTCATCCCTGTAAGGGTCACCGTGATAATCCCCATATCCCGTGCCGCCGTCACAGCATTGACCACATTCGGGGAATTTCCAGAACTGCTGATCGCAATCAGAACATCCCCTGCATTGCCTAACCGACGTAGCGGCAGCGCAAAACACTGATCATAGGCCACATCATTAGCAATCGCCGTCATCAACGCCACATCATTAAATACATCACTGCGAAACCCGCCGTTCTTGTTCGCATCTGCCGCCATATGACTGGCCATAGTCGCACTGGCCCCATTGCCGATAAAATACATGGTCCGTTTCTGTTCCGTTAGCTTACAGGTGATCTCCTGCCAGCGATCAAAACCCCGTTCTGTCGCAACCCGCATTCCCTTTTCGGTTACTTCAACGCGCTGCAGCGTTCCATACAAATCATTCACATACGTCTCAAAATAGGACATAATCAGCACTCCTTCATTCCGCTCGCCAGAGCAATCGCAAAATTTACCGGAACGCCTTTATACATACATTCCAACGGTTCTTCCACCACACTGAGTAAAACATCGGCGTCCCCCTCATGCAGTTTACCCACATAACCGCAAATATCCAACGCCCTTAACAGGGGGGCAATCGAATGCACCTGAACCACAAAATCACACTCATATTTCTGCAGAAACTCATAAACAAACTGTTCACTGGTCGCCTGATTATTGGCCAGTTCTGCGGGACGATTGTGATATCCAACCCCTTCCAACTCCGCAAACCGCCCCAGTTCATCGGCCTCGGTATTGACCCATATTTCATCAAATACTCCAGCCATCCTGGACTTCTGAATCACTCGCTGAATCAGCGGAATCCCATCCATTTCGCACCAATTCTTTTGTTTGAGCCGCTGACTTCCGAGACGCGCCGGAATCATCGCAATACATTTCATCGTTGTCTCCTGCATTCTTTCCACGTTCTTTTTATCACATCCTACGTGGCGCCGACGTTTGGTCGGCTCTCTCTCCATATATTCTCAAGCACATGCGTCGAAGCAAACCTTCGACCTACGACCGGCATCAACTTCTGCACATTATTTATCCGCCGGCAACTAAATCTAGCCAATCGGCTCGATAATAAGCATATTCACCGGCCTTTAAATGAGCATGTACAGGATTTTGTTTTATATACGTACGAATGCGTGTCAATTCCTCCCTGTCACGGATGCATCGATCATAGCTTTCCTTCTGCCAAAGTTTACCTTTATACTCCGCGTTATGCTTCCCCAGCTCCGTGGATACATAACTCTTGACCGACTGCAATACACGTTCCAGTTTATATGCTCCGGTCGGCATGACAATCCAATGAACATGATTCGGCATAACGACAAAATCCCCACATTGAATTTTGTTCAGATCGTAGTAATGCAGGGCCTGCTGCAGGCTTTTTCGATGCTCCTCAAACCGGAAAATGCAGTCTCCATAACCGTGATCCAATATTTGCAAAGGTTTTCTGATTAAATCACGTTCATGGACTTTTCTGATTGTTTCGGGAATCTCCGAATAACG is from Spartobacteria bacterium and encodes:
- a CDS encoding SIS domain-containing protein, with amino-acid sequence MSYFETYVNDLYGTLQRVEVTEKGMRVATERGFDRWQEITCKLTEQKRTMYFIGNGASATMASHMAADANKNGGFRSDVFNDVALMTAIANDVAYDQCFALPLRRLGNAGDVLIAISSSGNSPNVVNAVTAARDMGIITVTLTGMSSDNQLRQLGDLNVYLPASTYGQVEAGHQVILHTWLDYYMSDDKKRSGWQ
- a CDS encoding cytidyltransferase; protein product: MEREPTKRRRHVGCDKKNVERMQETTMKCIAMIPARLGSQRLKQKNWCEMDGIPLIQRVIQKSRMAGVFDEIWVNTEADELGRFAELEGVGYHNRPAELANNQATSEQFVYEFLQKYECDFVVQVHSIAPLLRALDICGYVGKLHEGDADVLLSVVEEPLECMYKGVPVNFAIALASGMKEC